A genome region from Setaria italica strain Yugu1 chromosome III, Setaria_italica_v2.0, whole genome shotgun sequence includes the following:
- the LOC101785476 gene encoding putative clathrin assembly protein At1g03050, whose amino-acid sequence MAPSKLRQALGAVKDQTSIGLAKVGSGGSVAADLDVAIVKATCHSESFPADERHIREILALTCLSRGYVGACVSSLSRRLGRTRSWAVALKTLMIVHRVLADGDPAFERELFYATRRGTRMLNMFDFCDRSRADAWDFSALVRTYAAYLDDRLEHRMQGRHGGGAAPPRGGRPLREEMYYASPGNRYTCDLTFNGRQQDDAVADAEADRALALVARDPPTSEMTVDQLLIKANQLHHLLDRFIACRPVGAAKANRVVAVSLYPLVKESVQLYCELTEAMAALIEQFAEMETADCERVHALFCGLAKQMEELGAFYSWCKDACVCRQSDVPEVEVVTQKKLELMDEFIRDRHAAASQQDFPPPSPSLVLVEEDMNATKALPAPEEPAAAVPEEDTVQAEPEKPLVVADLADEEADFLNLKADAMPADEHGQQLALALFDGNPAGSAPRADAFDHSAADWETALVQSASALASQRAELGGGLNMMVLDGMYSHAKANAAVADAQAFSGSASSVALRPPGAPMLALPAPPGASGAAAGADPFAASALVPPPTYVQMSDMQTKQQFLTQEQVVWQQYGKNGMQGQGALAMLEQRPQQQLQILPHGGYNYPGYRRKS is encoded by the exons ATGGCGCCGAGCAAGCTGCGCCAGGCGCTGGGCGCGGTCAAGGATCAGACGAGCATCGGGCTCGCCAaggtcggcagcggcggctccgTGGCGGCGGATCTGGACGTGGCCATCGTCAAGGCCACCTGCCACAGCGAGTCGTTCCCGGCCGACGAGCGCCACATCCGGGAGATCCTGGCGCTCACCTGCCTCTCCCGCGGGTACGTCGGCGCCTGCGTGTCCTCGCTGtcgcgccgcctcggccgcacCCGGAGCTGGGCGGTGGCTCTCAAGACGCTGATGATCGTGCACCGCGTCCTCGCCGACGGGGACCCGGCGTTCGAGCGGGAGCTGTTCTACGCCACGCGGCGCGGGACGCGGATGCTCAACATGTTCGACTTCTGCGACCGCTCCCGCGCCGACGCCTGGGACTTCTCCGCGCTCGTCCGCACCTACGCCGCCTACCTCGACGACCGCCTCGAGCACCGGATGCAGGgaaggcacggcggcggcgccgccccgccgcgcggGGGCAGGCCGCTCCGCGAGGAGATGTACTACGCGTCCCCCGGGAACCGCTACACCTGCGACCTCACCTTCAACGGGAGGCAGCAGGACGACGCCGTGGCGGACGCCGAGGCGGACAGGGCGCTGGCGCTCGTGGCCAGGGACCCGCCGACGAGCGAGATGACGGTGGATCAGCTGCTCATCAAGGCCAACCAGCTGCATCACCTCCTCGACCGGTTCATCGCTTGCCGCCCCGTAG GTGCGGCGAAGGCGAACCGGGTGGTGGCGGTGTCGCTGTACCCGCTGGTGAAGGAGAGCGTGCAGCTCTACTGCGAGCTCACGGAGGCGATGGCCGCGCTCATCGAGCAGTTCGCGGAGATGGAGACCGCCGACTGCGAGCGCGTGCACGCCCTCTTCTGCGGCCTCGCCAAGCAGATGGAGGAGCTCGGGGCCTTCTACTCATGGTGCAAGGACGCCTGCGTGTGCCGCCAGTCCGACGTCCCGGAGGTGGAGGTCGTCACGCAGAAGAAGCTGGAGCTCATGGACGAGTTCATCCGCGACAGGCACGCCGCGGCGTCGCAGCAGGACttcccgcctccgtcgccgtcgctggTCCTCGTCGAGGAGGATATGAACGCCACCAAGGCCCTTCCGGCGCCCGAGgagccggcggccgcggtgccAGAGGAGGACACGGTGCAGGCCGAGCCGGAGAAACCGCTTGTCGTGGCCGACCTGGCCGACGAGGAGGCCGACTTCCTGAACCTGAAGGCGGATGCCATGCCCGCCGATGAGCACGGGCAGCAGCTGGCGCTGGCCCTGTTCGACGGCAACCCGGCCGGGTCGGCGCCGAGAGCCGATGCGTTCGACCACTCGGCGGCGGACTGGGAGACCGCGCTGGTGCAGTCGGCGAGCGCGCTGGCGAGCCAGCGCGCCGAGCTCGGGGGCGGCCTCAACATGATGGTGCTGGACGGGATGTACAGCCACGCGAAAGCCAACGCGGCGGTGGCCGACGCACAAGCGTTCTCCGGCAGTGCTAGCAGCGTGGCGCTGCGGCCGCCCGGGGCGCCGATGCTGGCGTTGCCGGCGCCTCCGGGAGCCAGCGGTGCCGCTGCAGGGGCCGACCCTTTCGCCGCGTCGGCGCTGGTGCCGCCTCCGACGTACGTTCAGATGTCCGATATGCAGACGAAGCAGCAGTTTCTGACGCAGGAGCAGGTAGTGTGGCAACAGTACGGCAAAAATGGCATGCAAGGGCAGGGGGCCTTGGCAATGCTAGAGCAGCGGCCGCAACAGCAGCTGCAGATCCTGCCACATGGAGGCTACAATTACCCAGGGTATCGTAGGAAGAGTTAG